The Psychrobacillus sp. FSL K6-2836 nucleotide sequence AAGGCTTTGCTGGTGGAGAACTAAAACACGGTACAATTGCTCTTATCGAAGACGGTACACCAATTATTGCTTTAGCTACTCAACAAGCAGTAAGCCTGAATATCCGTGGTAATGTGAAAGAAGTAGTTGCACGTGGTGCTAATCCATGTATTATTGCAATGGAAGGCCATGAGGAAGAAGGAGATCGCTATGTACTTCCAAAAGTAAACGAGCTCTTCGCTCCACTAGTAGCCGTAATTCCATTACAACTAATCAGCTATTACGCAGCATTACACAGAGACTGCGACGTAGATAAACCTAGAAACCTTGCAAAATCAGTAACTGTGGAATAAAAGAGTTGTAGAGTTCAAAAAAAATTGTAGCTTTGAAATAAAGATTGATCATTTGGAATAAAGATTGATCATTTGTAATAAAGTTTGATCGTTTGGAATAAAGATTGATTAAAATAACCTCTTCGGATATTATATCTGAAAGAGGTTATTTTTGTTTTTTCAGAATATTTAACTTCGGGCTAGTATCTGGATAGAAGTTTTGAATTGTTATTTGATAACTATAAAAAGCTGTTATTTGGGATTATTATTTTAATTAATATTTTGAAGCAATAAACAAATGATTTATGCAAATGAAAATGTAATTGAAACTCAAAAAATTAAGAGATTGAATTAGAACTTAGAAAAAATATTGTTAATGAAAATTAAATATTAGAGGTGAATTATGTCCAAACGTAAACGTTCAACATCGATTGATAAAAAGTTGAAAGACGGTCGCGGACAAGGATTAGGAACGGATTATAAGCCTTGGTTAGTTATTCAAGATTTAGCCTCACTTGGACGCTCTACACGGTTAAATGGTTATAAGATTCCGAGACAATACGAGTTTTTTTCAGATTTGGAACGAAACTACTTTTATTTATTGGAATATTCGGACGATGTAGTCGATATTCGGGAACAGTATCCTTTACTCCCTCGTGAAGAAACAATTGTTATAGCAGATGAATTAGGGATTAAGCATGCTACTGACCCTAAGACCAATGAGCCTATTGTGATGACTACGGATTTTCTTGTAACGACCTCCAAGGATGGACAGCATGAGCACGTAGCCCGCACTTTAAAATATAAGAATGATTTAATGGATGAACGTGTACTTGAAAAGTTTGAAATTGAGCGAGTTTATTGGGAAAGACAAGGTATTGATTGGGGAATTGTAACAGAAATAGAGGTGCCTAAAACAATGGCTCATAATATAGCTTTTGTTCATAACTATGCAGACTTATCCGTGCTGGAGGGCTTTGAGGAATGTAGCACATACGATATTGAAGATATGAGTATCTATTTTCTTCAAATGCTATTAGCTCAGGAAGAGACGGTTAAGGAAATTGCAAAAAAGTTGGAAAACAATTTTGGCCTGGTAGTTGGATGTGGTATTTCTATTTTTAGGCATCTTGTAATGACTAAAGTAATTGATATTGATTTAAGTGAGAAATTAGATATGAATAAAATTCTACACATAAAAGCAGTTCGAACAGATTTTTCTGAGAAGGTGAAAGCAATATGATTTTTTACAATCAGGTATATCAGTATACTGATAAAGAAGAAGAAAGTCGTATTCGCGTAATTGAGACAAATAGTGATGTTACTTATTTCGTAGAACTTCATGGTGTTACATCAATGCCTAAAAAAGCGGCTACAATGGATTTAGAAGCAGAAATACAAAGTGATATATTATTACCTATTCCAGATCCATTTGCTAAAAGTTACTCAGATAAAGATTTAACAAAAAACCAAATTCGAAAACGCGATGAAGATTGGACCATTGTATCTGAAGGATGGGCTAATTTAAAGGATGTTTTTTTAAATAAAAAAATGAGAGATCAAGCATTTGATAAGCTAGCGTTTCAATATAACACTTCCAAAATAAAGGTTAAACGCGTCTTCACCCGCTTTTGGCAACGCGGATTAAATAAAAACGCTTTATTACCTGACTATATGTATTCAGGCGGAAAAGGGAAAGAAAGGACGCTTACAACTGAAGCTAAAGTAGGCCGACCCAGAAGATATACGTCATTAAAAAATGGTATCAATATAACTGAAGAAATAAAAAAACAGTTTAATTACGTCATCAAGAAGTATTATCGGAAAAAAGCACGACCATCTCTTACGGATACTTATAACTATTTATTGAGGGAATTTTATGCTGATAAATATTATGAGGCTAATGTCTTGAAGTACCATGTTTGGGATGCCTCAAGAATACCTACCTACGATCAGTTTTACTATTGGTTTAAAAAATTCGAAAATCCTCAAATAGATATCCAGTTAAGACATAGTTCGAAAGAGTTTGAATTAAAGCACCGTCCTATTTTAAGTAATTCAACACTTGAAACAGATGGTCCCGGAACACGCTTTCAAATTGATGCAACGATTGCAGATGTGTATTTAGTTAGTTCATTTGACCGCTCTTTAATTATTGGACGTCCCATCGTTTATGGGGTGATTGATGTATATTCTCGTATGATTACAGGGGTATATGTTGGGCTAGAAGGTCCATCTTGGCTTGGTGCTATGATGGCGTTAGATAACATGGTAATGAATAAAGTTGAGTTTTGTAATCAGTACGATATACCAATCGGAGAATCACAATGGCCTGCTCATCATCTACCAGAGATTATTATTGCTGATCGTGGTGAATTTGAAGGTTATTCGGTAGAGAATCTTATAAATAACTTAAATATAAAAATTGAAAATAC carries:
- a CDS encoding TnsA endonuclease N-terminal domain-containing protein, translating into MSKRKRSTSIDKKLKDGRGQGLGTDYKPWLVIQDLASLGRSTRLNGYKIPRQYEFFSDLERNYFYLLEYSDDVVDIREQYPLLPREETIVIADELGIKHATDPKTNEPIVMTTDFLVTTSKDGQHEHVARTLKYKNDLMDERVLEKFEIERVYWERQGIDWGIVTEIEVPKTMAHNIAFVHNYADLSVLEGFEECSTYDIEDMSIYFLQMLLAQEETVKEIAKKLENNFGLVVGCGISIFRHLVMTKVIDIDLSEKLDMNKILHIKAVRTDFSEKVKAI
- a CDS encoding transposase, with protein sequence MIFYNQVYQYTDKEEESRIRVIETNSDVTYFVELHGVTSMPKKAATMDLEAEIQSDILLPIPDPFAKSYSDKDLTKNQIRKRDEDWTIVSEGWANLKDVFLNKKMRDQAFDKLAFQYNTSKIKVKRVFTRFWQRGLNKNALLPDYMYSGGKGKERTLTTEAKVGRPRRYTSLKNGINITEEIKKQFNYVIKKYYRKKARPSLTDTYNYLLREFYADKYYEANVLKYHVWDASRIPTYDQFYYWFKKFENPQIDIQLRHSSKEFELKHRPILSNSTLETDGPGTRFQIDATIADVYLVSSFDRSLIIGRPIVYGVIDVYSRMITGVYVGLEGPSWLGAMMALDNMVMNKVEFCNQYDIPIGESQWPAHHLPEIIIADRGEFEGYSVENLINNLNIKIENTTPYRGDLKGIIERYFRTMNGKIKRMAPGSIQKEYRERGDRDYRLDASLNLTEFTKIIIHLVLHHNQKIIDKYPLEKEMMVDRLTATPSNLWYWGIGNKKGRLQTVTEQNVLRLNLLPKGKAKITRAGIRFKGLSYGSEKALNEQWYLKYRKKSIEIVYDPRNMNQLYIPHADGYNFDTCYLLDTSKQFKGTFLEEIEFFQELREELKKEETINQIENTIQIDAEIESIIKEAVAGKKSTVPTNVSKSEKIKGIRVNRQAEKIMNRKLENFDLVDKVNEKPTQVVEFTSKPAKSETLPKKSNSRLMEKLMKKRDEEFEKGN